The nucleotide window CATCGACCATTGCCACCATCACACCCTGCTCGTAACGGGTTTTCTCAGACTCGTTCGGCTGGATAGATTTTACGTAGTCGTTAGCTTCAATGATCAGGTCAGCCTGCGACTCAATACGCTCGCCGATCCCTTCAACCAGGCCACGGTTGCCTTTGCCTGACGGGTTAGCGGAGCTGGCGAAGGAGAATTTACCGTGGTTTTCCCACAGCTCTTTCGCCAGGTTTTCGCCGGGCACGCCAAACTTGATCACGAAGCAGCTGGTCTGACGGCGATCCATCATCAGCTCTTTGGAACCATCTTCCGGGATGCGGGCCACCGCTTCTTCTTTCCACGGCAGAATGCAGCCTAACAGCACATCCTGATCCCAGTGCTGCTGGTAGAGCGACTCGATTTCCGGGTTCAGCTGCGCCAGCTCTTTCAACTGCTCCAGGGAACCACACAGCACCACGCCCGGCTTGTTACGGTTGCGCTGCTTGGCATCAAACTTACGCTCCAGACCTTTAGCATCTGAGGTCATAATGATGTAGCCCACTTTCGTCGGACAGACGATCATGCCGCCCTCGGCGGACAAAATGTTAACTGCTTCTGGCTGTAAGCCGCCGTTCCAGTGGATAGTTTTATTGCTCATGGTGGCACCTGTTCTCAAAGGTTCAAATTTAGCGGTCAGCGTTGAAGGTAGCACAGCTTTCACCGGCTGGCCCCGAACTGGCCTGTTGCCACCATCCTGCCGTTACCCCACCCGTTACGCAACAGTTATGCACCCGGAAGCATGATTGTTTTCACCAGGAAACAATTGTTGCTTTACGCCCACTCTGGCGAACTTCATCCTCTTCCGCTCCACTCAACTTTTTTAAGTACCCATCCGGAGGCTCTATGCAGCTCGACTTTTTTCAGGAACAGGATAAACCCCTACTCAGGAGCTGGTTTGCCTCGCAGCGCGAGGTGACGCAGTGGGCAGGCCCGGGGGTAGAATGGCCGTTAAGTGACGCCTTCCTGGAGACGCTGCTGGATTCTGCCAGCCAGAAGCCGGCACGTCTGCTGACGTTTGCTGCGCGACAAGAAGAGGATCTGGCAGCAGTGGCGCAGCTTGGATTTGACTGGGATAACCATTTTGCCTGTCTGTGCCGCGTGGTGGTGAACCCCGCACTGCGCGGGCAAAAGCTGGCGGAAAGAATGGGCAGCATGCTGGTTGAGAGCGCCTTTCTGCACCTGCAGCCTGCGGTTGAACGGATTGAGCTTCACGTCTATCCGTTTAATAAGGCAGCGGTAAGGACATATGAAAAACTGGGTTTTGTGCATGAGGGCGTGCGGCGGGCTTGCGTGGCGGTGGGAGATGAACGCTGGGACTGCGCCTTTTACGGCCTGCTGCGCACGGAATATACCGGGCGCGGCGCGGACCTGTCAGCGCAGGAGAAGGTTTTTAGCGCTGACTCTGTTTGATATCAGGCGCGCTAAAAATCCTGGCGGTACGACACTAAAGCAGTGCCGTTCAGACATGGCTGAAACCAGGCCCGCCAGATAGCCTTAACGGCAAGACACCAAAGCAGTGCCGTTAAGGCTTCTCTGACCCTCAGGCTGG belongs to Erwinia pyri and includes:
- a CDS encoding L-threonylcarbamoyladenylate synthase translates to MSNKTIHWNGGLQPEAVNILSAEGGMIVCPTKVGYIIMTSDAKGLERKFDAKQRNRNKPGVVLCGSLEQLKELAQLNPEIESLYQQHWDQDVLLGCILPWKEEAVARIPEDGSKELMMDRRQTSCFVIKFGVPGENLAKELWENHGKFSFASSANPSGKGNRGLVEGIGERIESQADLIIEANDYVKSIQPNESEKTRYEQGVMVAMVDDQGKLVPEQKGERNITPCPVLIRKGLDVDKIMSMLSDTFTTWDYRHGNYY
- a CDS encoding GNAT family N-acetyltransferase, whose translation is MQLDFFQEQDKPLLRSWFASQREVTQWAGPGVEWPLSDAFLETLLDSASQKPARLLTFAARQEEDLAAVAQLGFDWDNHFACLCRVVVNPALRGQKLAERMGSMLVESAFLHLQPAVERIELHVYPFNKAAVRTYEKLGFVHEGVRRACVAVGDERWDCAFYGLLRTEYTGRGADLSAQEKVFSADSV